Below is a window of Nitrospirota bacterium DNA.
CCGTGTCTCCGCGTCTTCCGTAAAACTTGTAGATAGCGTCCCGCAGGATGTTAAAGCCGGTCTTTTGAAAAAGGAGGCTCCTTAGGTCAACGTTGATGCTCGGGTCCTCGGTCTCCTTTTCTGATGATTATGTCCGGCAAAAGGCGGACCACGGCACGGGGAGCCGGAGGCTGCCTCCCGCCACGGCTTCAGTAAAGGCGACCCGCATATCCCTGAGTTGTCAAATACGCGGCTTTCTGGCAACATAGCTTCTGGCGGGGCTAATGAGCAATTGGAGTGCACTGCGGCAAGGGGGTGCCTTAAGGAGGCCCGGCATGGGTATTAACATCTCTTTTTTTATACGGCCTTATGATATATTGTATAAAGTAGCACGTGAGAGGTGGGTCTGCTGATTTCGGTGCGCGAACGCGACATCGAGGGGGGAGCCCGCTGCGGAGGGCTGCCGGGCTTTCGTGAAGACGAGACGCTGCCTCTGCCCTGCGTCGCGGCGGCAAGGGCGGCACACCCGTTCGGCCTGTCTCGACGCTTTTCGAGCAGAAGAGTCCCGCGCCGGAGCACCGCTGACATCTTAAGCAAACATAATGATATAATAATTAAAATATAAGCAGTTAAGACGTTTTCTCGCAGCGATAATTTCCGCGTTCGATCCGGAGGAGAAATGCCTGAACTGAGAAAAGACCCGGTCCTGGGCAGGTGGGTGATTATTTCCGTGGAGAGGGGCAAGAGGCCCACAGACTATGTTCAGCCTCCGAAGAGGAGAAAGGGGGGGTTCTGCCCTTTTTGTCCCGGCAACGAGTACACGACGCCGCCGGAGCTTCTGGCCATTCGGAAAGACGGCTCCAAGCCCAACGAAAGGGGCTGGGAACTCCGGGCGATGTCCAACAAGTTTCCCGCCCTCCACAGAGAGGGCGACCTCAACAAGAAGGGGGAAGGAATATACGACAAGATGAACGGCGTGGGGGCGCACGAGGTCATCGTGGAGACACCCGACCATAACATGACCCTGGCGAAGATGCCGCTTGAGCACTTCGAACAGGTTCTTTGGGCCTACCACGGCCGCCTTTCCTCCCTGAAGCAGGACGCGCGGGTGAAGTACGTCCTCATCTTCAAGAACGAGGGAGAGGCGGCGGGGGCTTCCCTGGAGCACTCGCACACCCAGCTCATCGCCCTTCCCATCGTCCCGCGTACCGTCAAGGACGAGATGTCGGGGGCTCGGAGGCACTACGAACTCAGGGACAGGTGCCTGTTCTGCGACATTATCTACCAGGAGATGCAGGAGGGCACCCGTGTTGTGGCGGAAAACGACGCCTTCCTGGCCATAGCGCCCTTTGCCCCCCGGGCGCCCTTTGAGACCTGGCTCCTTCCCAAGGCCCACTACTCGTCCTTCCAGCCCCTGGAGGACGGGTTCCGGAGCATGGGCGAGCTCTTGCAGACCGTCCTGGGCCAGATGGACGTGCTCCTG
It encodes the following:
- the galT gene encoding galactose-1-phosphate uridylyltransferase, encoding MPELRKDPVLGRWVIISVERGKRPTDYVQPPKRRKGGFCPFCPGNEYTTPPELLAIRKDGSKPNERGWELRAMSNKFPALHREGDLNKKGEGIYDKMNGVGAHEVIVETPDHNMTLAKMPLEHFEQVLWAYHGRLSSLKQDARVKYVLIFKNEGEAAGASLEHSHTQLIALPIVPRTVKDEMSGARRHYELRDRCLFCDIIYQEMQEGTRVVAENDAFLAIAPFAPRAPFETWLLPKAHYSSFQPLEDGFRSMGELLQTVLGQMDVLLESPAYNFVLHTSPFNEEDNDYYHWHIEIMPKLTKIAGFEWGSGFYMNSTAPEQAAQFMREVKLQPR